A region from the Vicia villosa cultivar HV-30 ecotype Madison, WI linkage group LG3, Vvil1.0, whole genome shotgun sequence genome encodes:
- the LOC131656899 gene encoding probable pectinesterase/pectinesterase inhibitor 44, producing MEAVNAAPDNSMTRYVISIKKGVYKEKVFINEKKWNITMIGEGMGATVITDNMSCGQNKSFECTYDSATFTVFGPRFIAQDISFMNTAGPENNQALALKSDSDFSAFYRVEISGYQDSLCVNINRQFYRECKISGTVDFIFGYGTAVFQNCSILVKKGISGQENTITAQGGYKGTPSGFSFQFCNILADDDLLPLINSTSTYLGRPWKPNARTIFMQSDISNVLNPKGWLEWVGAPEYLDTLFFAEYNNYGPGANTENRVKWSGYHLLNFDQASNFTVANFILGDQWLPSTGIPFTSGLK from the exons ATGGAAGCAGTAAATGCAGCACCGGATAATAGCATGACACGGTATGTAATATCTATAAAGAAAGGAGTTTACAAAGAAAAGGTTTTTATCAATGAAAAAAAGTGGAATATCACTATGATTGGAGAAGGTATGGGAGCCACAGTCATAACTGATAACATGAGTTGTggtcaaaataaatcatttgaaTGTACTTACGACTCAGCTACCTTTA CTGTCTTTGGTCCAAGATTCATAGCACAGGATATTTCTTTCATGAACACTGCTGGTCCAGAAAATAATCAAGCATTGGCACTCAAATCTGACTCCGACTTCTCTGCCTTTTATAGAGTTGAGATTTCTGGTTATCAAGATAGTTTATGTGTCAACATAAATCGTCAATTTTATAGAGAGTGTAAAATCAGTGGCACAGTTGACTTTATTTTTGGATATGGCACTGCAGTGTTTCAAAATTGTTCAATATTAGTAAAAAAAGGGATATCGGGACAAGAAAATACAATCACTGCTCAAGGAGGATACAAAGGAACACCAAGTGGATTTTCGTTTCAATTTTGCAACATTTTAGCAGATGATGATCTTTTACCCTTAATCAATTCAACCTCAACATATTTGGGTAGACCATGGAAGCCAAATGCTAGAACAATTTTCATGCAATCAGACATAAGCAATGTGTTGAATCCAAAAGGATGGTTAGAGTGGGTAGGTGCCCCCGAATATTTAGATACATTATTTTTTGCGGAATATAATAATTATGGGCCAGGAGCTAACACCGAAAATCGAGTGAAATGGTCAGGCTACCATTTGTTGAATTTTGATCAGGCTAGTAATTTTACAGTGGCAAACTTTATTTTAGGAGATCAATGGTTACCTTCAACGGGAATACCGTTTACTAgtggattaaaataa